From a region of the Fusarium verticillioides 7600 chromosome 9, whole genome shotgun sequence genome:
- a CDS encoding pyruvate dehydrogenase kinase encodes MSWKASERLMDTIRHYARFPATGVSLRQMVQFGEKPSVGTLFRASQFLAEELPIRLAHRVQELDELPDGLNEMPSVIKVKDWYAQSFEEITQLPRPQLPSDIRSRLMKPSKAIGRNAFRLPAATPNPSIDEGEADGWGGLQNDNGKAKAAARRYFAIVDDSSDWPADLHLYNQRFAQTLHHIKRRHDGVVTTMAQGILEYKRRRQRMQIDSTIQSFLDRFYMSRIGIRMLIGQHIALTDQSHHRDPTYVGIICTKTNVQDLAQEAIENARFVCEDHYGLFEAPKVQLVCNPNLNFMYVPGHLSHMLFETLKNSLRAVVETHGMEKQAFPVTKVIVAEGKEDITIKISDEGGGIPRSAIPLVWTYMYTTVDRTPSLDPDFDKSDFKAPMAGFGYGLPISRLYARYFGGDLKLISMEGYGTDVYLHLNRLSSSSEPLQ; translated from the exons atgtcgtGGAAAGCTTCAGAGCGTCTGATGGATACTATCCGTCACTATGCTCGGTTTCCCGCCACTGGTGTCAGCTTGCGCCAGATGGTCCAGTTCGGCGAGAAACCTTCAGTCG GAACCCTATTCCGAGCTTCTCAGTTCTTGGCCGAGGAGCTTCCAATCCGTCTAGCTCATCGCGTGCAAGAGCTCGACGAGCTTCCGGATGGCCTTAATGAGATGCCCTCTGTCATTAAAGTCAAAGATTGGTACGCTCAATCGTTCGAG GAAATCACACAACTACCTCGGCCACAGTTACCCTCGGATATCCGAAGCCGCCTCATGAAACCCAGCAAAGCTATCGGTCGCAATGCTTTCCGCCTTCCTGCCGCAACCCCTAATCCTTCTATCGACGAGGGCGAAGCCGACGGTTGGGGCGGTCTTCAGAACGACAAtggcaaagccaaggccgCTGCGCGCCGATATTTTGCTATCGTTGACGACTCGAGCGACTGGCCCGCCGATCTTCACCTGTACAACCAACGTTTTGCTCAGACTCTGCACCACATCAAGCGCCGGCACGATGGCGTCGTTACCACAATGGCTCAAGGCATCCTCGAATACAAACGCCGTCGCCAGCGTATGCAGATTGACAGCACCATCCAGTCCTTCCTCGACCGCTTCTACATGTCTCGTATCGGTATCCGCATGCTTATCGGCCAGCACATCGCATTGACAGACCAGAGCCATCATCGCGACCCCACTTATGTCGGTATTATTTGTACCAAGACCAATGTCCAAGATCTCGCCcaggaagccattgagaacGCCCGGTTTGTCTGTGAGGACCACTATGGTCTTTTCGAAGCTCCCAAGGTCCAACTCGTCTGCAACCCCAACCTGAACTTTATGTACGTTCCCGGTCATCTGTCGCACATGCTCTTCGAGACTCTCAAGAACTCTCTGCGCGCCGTTGTCGAAACGCATGGTATGGAGAAGCAAGCTTTCCCTGTTACAAAGGTTATTGTTGCCGAGGGCAAGGAAgatatcaccatcaagatctctgacGAAGGCGGTGGCATCCCTCGAAGCGCTATCCCTCTCGTTTGGACTTACATGTACACCACTGTCGATCGCACACCAAGTTTAGATCCCGATTTCGATAAGAGCGACTTCAAGGCCCCGATGGCTGGTTTTGGATATGGTCTACCCATCTCACGTTTATACGCGCGCTACTTCGGCGGTGACTTGAAACTCATCAGTATGGAAGG ATACGGCACCGACGTCTACCTCCACCTGAACCGtctttcatcatcctccgAACCTCTGCAATAG
- a CDS encoding pyruvate dehydrogenase kinase, which produces MSWKASERLMDTIRHYARFPATGVSLRQMVQFGEKPSVGTLFRASQFLAEELPIRLAHRVQELDELPDGLNEMPSVIKVKDWYAQSFEEITQLPRPQLPSDIRSRLMKPSKAIGRNAFRLPAATPNPSIDEGEADGWGGLQNDNGKAKAAARRYFAIVDDSSDWPADLHLYNQRFAQTLHHIKRRHDGVVTTMAQGILEYKRRRQRMQIDSTIQSFLDRFYMSRIGIRMLIGQHIALTDQSHHRDPTYVGIICTKTNVQDLAQEAIENARFVCEDHYGLFEAPKVQLVCNPNLNFMYVPGHLSHMLFETLKNSLRAVVETHGMEKQAFPVTKVIVAEGKEDITIKISDEGGGIPRSAIPLVWTYMYTTVDRTPSLDPDFDKSDFKAPMAGFGYGLPISRLYARYFGGDLKLISMEG; this is translated from the exons atgtcgtGGAAAGCTTCAGAGCGTCTGATGGATACTATCCGTCACTATGCTCGGTTTCCCGCCACTGGTGTCAGCTTGCGCCAGATGGTCCAGTTCGGCGAGAAACCTTCAGTCG GAACCCTATTCCGAGCTTCTCAGTTCTTGGCCGAGGAGCTTCCAATCCGTCTAGCTCATCGCGTGCAAGAGCTCGACGAGCTTCCGGATGGCCTTAATGAGATGCCCTCTGTCATTAAAGTCAAAGATTGGTACGCTCAATCGTTCGAG GAAATCACACAACTACCTCGGCCACAGTTACCCTCGGATATCCGAAGCCGCCTCATGAAACCCAGCAAAGCTATCGGTCGCAATGCTTTCCGCCTTCCTGCCGCAACCCCTAATCCTTCTATCGACGAGGGCGAAGCCGACGGTTGGGGCGGTCTTCAGAACGACAAtggcaaagccaaggccgCTGCGCGCCGATATTTTGCTATCGTTGACGACTCGAGCGACTGGCCCGCCGATCTTCACCTGTACAACCAACGTTTTGCTCAGACTCTGCACCACATCAAGCGCCGGCACGATGGCGTCGTTACCACAATGGCTCAAGGCATCCTCGAATACAAACGCCGTCGCCAGCGTATGCAGATTGACAGCACCATCCAGTCCTTCCTCGACCGCTTCTACATGTCTCGTATCGGTATCCGCATGCTTATCGGCCAGCACATCGCATTGACAGACCAGAGCCATCATCGCGACCCCACTTATGTCGGTATTATTTGTACCAAGACCAATGTCCAAGATCTCGCCcaggaagccattgagaacGCCCGGTTTGTCTGTGAGGACCACTATGGTCTTTTCGAAGCTCCCAAGGTCCAACTCGTCTGCAACCCCAACCTGAACTTTATGTACGTTCCCGGTCATCTGTCGCACATGCTCTTCGAGACTCTCAAGAACTCTCTGCGCGCCGTTGTCGAAACGCATGGTATGGAGAAGCAAGCTTTCCCTGTTACAAAGGTTATTGTTGCCGAGGGCAAGGAAgatatcaccatcaagatctctgacGAAGGCGGTGGCATCCCTCGAAGCGCTATCCCTCTCGTTTGGACTTACATGTACACCACTGTCGATCGCACACCAAGTTTAGATCCCGATTTCGATAAGAGCGACTTCAAGGCCCCGATGGCTGGTTTTGGATATGGTCTACCCATCTCACGTTTATACGCGCGCTACTTCGGCGGTGACTTGAAACTCATCAGTATGGAAGGGTAA
- a CDS encoding sphinganine-1-phosphate aldolase: MPRDIGLEINDVKLCLRARVYNTANSSPKFPRIFCHSLSFLISCFSLETTKLIMTSQAHIGALSRLPLGLRGGIENVARGRHNISWPLLNLDLLRNILLFLFVWRWGRRAFWQLRGRGIVGSVVELYVNIRRILYGYFLRAPGVRNKVQQQVQESLVKLSDKLVPKDQIRYLSLPKDGLPIDTVRAELENLANMDHTRWEDGYVSGAVYHGEDELMQLQTEAFGKFTVANPIHPDVFPGVRKMEAEVVSMVLSIFHAPPGAAGASTSGGTDSILSACLAARQQAYNERGITEPEMILPDTGHTAFRKAAQYFGYKIHLVACPAPEYQVDIKAVSRLINPNTVMLVGSAPNFPHGIMDDIVALSKLAQRKKLWLHVDCCLGSFLVPFLERAGFESQLFDFRLKGVSSISCDTHKYGFAPKGNSTVLYRTAELRKYQYFVCPDWSGGVYASPGIAGSRPGALIAGCWASLMTIGEAGYIDACTKIVGTAKKIAEAIQSSPLSGELELIGRPLVSVVAFTSRNLNIYDIADAMSAKGWHLNSLQDPPAIHVAVTLPISKVWENLIADLEAVVEEEREKERVRLVEGKGAHGKAMGDSSALYGVAGSLPNKGVVVDLASGFLDILYKA, translated from the exons ATGCCCCGCGATATTGGTTTGGAGATAAACGACGTCAAGCTCTGTCTTCGAGCTCGTGTTTATAACACGGCCAATTCTTCTCCAAAATTTCCCCGGATTTTTTGTCATTCTTTATCGTTTCTCAtctcttgcttttctttggAAACTACTAAATTAATCAtgacttctcaagctcacaTTGGGGCCCTGTCCCGTCTTCCCCTGGGTTTGCGTGGTGGTATTGAGAATGTTGCCCGTGGAAGACACAATATTTCTTGGCCTTTATTGAACCTCGATCT ATTACGCAATAttctcttgttcctctttgTCTGGCGATGGGGTCGTCGCGCATTCTGGCAGCTCCGAGGTCGCGGAATCGTCGGTTCCGTTGTCGAGCTCTACGTCAACATTCGTCGCATTCTTTACGGTTACTTCCTCCGAGCTCCAGGCGTGCGAAACAAGGTTCAGCAGCAGGTCCAGGAATCTCTGGTCAAGCTATCCGACAAGCTAGTTCCCAAAGACCAGATTCGCTACCTCTCCTTGCCAAAAGATGGCCTCCCTATCGATACCGTTCGcgccgagcttgagaaccTCGCCAACATGGATCACACCCGCTGGGAGGATGGATATGTCTCTGGCGCTGTCTATCACGGAGAGGATGAGCTGATGCAGCTCCAGACTGAGGCTTTTGGCAAGTTCACTGTTGCCAATCCCATCCATCCTGATGTCTTCCCTGGTGTGCGCAAGATGGAGGCCGAGGTTGTGAGCATGGTCCTGAGCATCTTCCATGCTCCTCCTGGTGCTGCGGGTGCTTCTACCAGTGGAGGAACTGACAGTATTCTTTCTGCTTGTCTGGCTGCTCGCCAACAAGCCTACAACGAACGTGGAATTACAGAGCCTGAGAT GATTCTTCCCGATACTGGCCACACTGCCTTCCGCAAGGCTGCTCAGTACTTCGGTTACAAGATTCACCTCGTTGCTTGCCCTGCTCCTGAATACCAggtcgatatcaaggctgtttCGCGTCTGATCAACCCCAACACTGTTATGCTTGTCGGCTCAGCACCCAATTTTCCCCACGGTATTATGGATGACATTGTTGCTCTGTCCAAGCTTGCTCAGCGAAAGAAGCTCTGGCTCCACGTCGACTGCTGTCTCGGTTCCTTCTTGGTTCCCTTCCTTGAACGCGCCGGTTTCGAGTCTCAGCTCTTTGATTTCAGACTCAAGGGTGTTAGCAGTATCAGCTGTGACACTCACAAGTATGGTTTCGCTCCCAAGGGTAACTCGACTGTCCTGTACCGCACCGCCGAGCTTCGAAAGTACCAGTACTTTGTTTGCCCTGATTGGTCTGGCGGTGTCTACGCTTCTCCCGGTATTGCTGGTTCTCGTCCCGGTGCTCTCATCGCTGGTTGCTGGGCTAGTTTGATGACTATCGGTGAGGCCGGATACATTGACGCTTGCACCAAGATCGTGGGAACCGCCAAGAAGATCGCCGAGGCCATTCAGTCTTCGCCATTGAGCGGCGAGCTTGAGCTTATCGGCAGACCTCTTGTTTCGGTCGTTGCCTTTACATCCCGCAACCTGAACATCTACGATATTGCTGATGCTATGAGTGCCAAGGGATGGCACCTCAACTCTCTTCAGGACCCTCCTGCTATCCACGTTGCCGTTACCCTGCCCATCTCGAAGGTCTGGGAGAACCTCATCGCTgaccttgaggctgttgTCGAAGAGGAGCGTGAGAAGGAGCGTGTTCGTCTTGTTGAAGGCAAGGGTGCCCATGGCAAGGCTATGGGTGATTCCTCAGCCCTGTACGGTGTTGCTGGCTCACTGCCCAACAaaggtgttgttgttgatctggcGAGTGGATTCTTAGATATCTTGTACAAGGCGTAA